A stretch of Gouania willdenowi chromosome 21, fGouWil2.1, whole genome shotgun sequence DNA encodes these proteins:
- the adat3 gene encoding putative inactive tRNA-specific adenosine deaminase-like protein 3 codes for MSNEEDNQTMEPQKKRWKGPGNDADSWVAHPVLSEEQSQDIPLVEAIVAPITNKKETSRLIRELNIAYPMSSLPHLKRVRACKERGGPHPLEVLVCLVSDAPTKEVSSLLPLDGVRCDGLGEPFVVKVPACPPLTRAQFEQVSQHWPTSFHEDKQVTVALRGELFSPEQRVRMQMYMTTAVAAAKVGMELGMKTVGAVMVDPEKERIIAVSHDCRRDHPLHHAVMVCIDLVAQSQSGGCYSFDSYPACRFSPTKGQPGQSSQPYICTGYDLYVTREPCVMCAMALVHSRIGRVFYGAGSADGALGTKFKIHTQKDLNHHFEVYKGILRKECEDLYHMNHSEEK; via the exons ATGTCAAATGAG GAGGACAACCAAACAATGGAGCCCCAGAAGAAACGATGGAAAGGACCAGGGAATGATGCAGACTCCTGGGTGGCTCACCCTGTGCTGTCAGAAGAGCAGTCACAAGACATTCCTCTGGTTGAAGCGATCGTTGCACCCATTACCAACAAAAAAGAGACTTCCCGGCTCATCAGGGAGCTGAACATTGCCTATCCAATGTCCAGCCTTCCACACCTAAAGAGGGTGAGGGCTTGTAAGGAGAGGGGTGGTCCTCACCCACTGGAAGTTCTCGTGTGTCTCGTCAGTGATGCTCCCACAAAGGAGGTCAGCTCCCTTCTGCCTCTTGATGGAGTCAGATGTGATGGACTAGGTGAACCTTTTGTGGTAAAAGTGCCTGCGTGTCCTCCCTTGACCCGAGCCCAGTTTGAGCAGGTGAGCCAACACTGGCCCACGTCGTTTCATGAGGACAAACAGGTGACGGTGGCATTGAGAGGGGAGCTCTTCAGCCCTGAACAGAGAGTGAGGATGCAGATGTACATGACGACTGCTGTGGCCGCTGCCAAGGTGGGAATGGAGTTGGGGATGAAGACTGTGGGAGCGGTCATGGTCGACCCAGAGAAGGAGAGAATCATCGCAGTAAGCCACGACTGCAGAAGGGACCATCCTCTGCATCATGCAGTCATGGTCTGTATCGACCTTGTGGCTCAAAGCCAGAGTGGTGGCTGTTATTCATTTGACAGTTATCCTGCATGTAGATTCAGCCCGACTAAAGGCCAGCCAGGGCAAAGCTCTCAGCCCTACATCTGTACTGGGTATGACCTTTACGTGACCAGGGAGCCTTGTGTTATGTGTGCCATGGCACTGGTGCACTCTCGGATTGGCCGAGTTTTCTATGGAGCTGGCTCTGCTGATGGTGCATTAGGGACAAAGTTCAAAATTCACACTCAGAAAGATCTGAACCATCACTTTGAGGTGTACAAAGGAATTCTGAGAAAGGAGTGTGAGGACCTTTATCATATGAATCACAGtgaggaaaaataa
- the alkbh6 gene encoding alpha-ketoglutarate-dependent dioxygenase alkB homolog 6: MEYPGCISEDLKQFVLSDAPPTVFYIQDFITEDEEVYLLQQVYNSPKTKWTQLSGRRLQNWGGFPHPKGMLTERIPDWLQKYCENISSLGAFSGKLANHVLVNEYKPGEGIMPHEDGALYHPTVTTLSLGSHTLLDFYTPVTSLEASAPQTEENRYQFSLLLRPRSLLILQDDMYNNLLHGIQGCTQDTLTDKVVNLPTAGGSAGDTLTRDTRVSLTIRHVPKVMKAKLMLGKK; encoded by the coding sequence ATGGAGTATCCTGGTTGTATATCTGAGGACCTGAAGCAGTTTGTGCTCAGTGATGCCCCACCAACAGTGTTTTACATCCAGGATTTCATAACTGAGGATGAGGAGGTGTATCTGCTACAGCAGGTCTACAATTCTCCGAAAACTAAATGGACCCAGCTGTCAGGAAGAAGACTCCAGAACTGGGGAGGGTTCCCTCATCCTAAAGGCATGCTGACAGAGCGGATTCCAGACTGGCTTCAGAAATACTGTGAGAACATTTCCTCCCTCGGTGCGTTCAGTGGCAAACTAGCCAATCACGTTCTGGTGAATGAATACAAACCTGGGGAGGGGATCATGCCCCATGAAGACGGTGCGCTGTACCACCCTACTGTCACAACCCTCAGCCTGGGCTCACACACACTGCTAGATTTTTACACACCTGTCACCAGCCTGGAGGCCAGTGCACCACAGACGGAGGAGAACCGCTACCAGTTCTCTCTGCTGCTGAGGCCACGCAGTCTTCTGATCCTTCAGGACGACATGTACAATAATCTACTTCATGGAATTCAAGGGTGCACCCAGGACACACTGACTGACAAGGTGGTTAACCTGCCAACAGCTGGAGGATCAGCAGGAGACACTCTGACACGAGACACCAGAGTGTCTCTGACCATTAGACATGTGCCCAAAGTCATGAAGGCCAAGCTAATGCTGGGGAAGAAATGA
- the ormdl1 gene encoding ORM1-like protein 1 — MNVGVAHSEVNPNTRVMNSRGIWLTYALGVGILHVVLLSIPFFSVPVVWTLTNVIHNLGMYVFMHAVKGTPFETPDQGKARLLTHWEQLDYGVQFTSSRKFFTISPIILYFLASFYTKYDTTHFVINTASLLSVLIPKLPQLHGVRILGINKY, encoded by the exons ATGAATGTGGGTGTGGCACACAGTGAGGTGAACCCCAACACTCGGGTGATGAACAGTCGTGGGATCTGGCTGACCTACGCCCTGGGTGTTGGAATACTTCACGTAGTGCTCTTGAGTATACCCTTCTTCAGTGTACCAGTGGTGTGGACTCTGACAAACGTCATTCACAATTTG GGAATGTATGTGTTCATGCACGCAGTCAAAGGAACTCCCTTTGAGACCCCAGACCAAGGAAAAGCCAGACTGCTCACACACTGGGAACAGCTGGACTACGGCGTACAGTTCACATCATCCAGAAAGTTCTTCACCATCTCACCAATCATCTT ATATTTTCTGGCTAGTTTCTACACAAAATACGACACAACGCATTTTGTCATCAACACCGCCTCTCTGCTCAGTGTTCTGATCCCTAAACTACCACAGCTACACGGAGTGAGAATCTTAGGCATCAATAAGTATTAA